The following coding sequences lie in one Glycine max cultivar Williams 82 chromosome 19, Glycine_max_v4.0, whole genome shotgun sequence genomic window:
- the ALMT29 gene encoding aluminum-activated malate transporter 8, with protein MDIESTTQVNKGGFFSRLGNCLVAMPRNFKTKVINFARSITKIGKDDPRRVIHSLKVAIALTFVSLVYYSRPLYDGFGVAGMWAVLTVVVVFEFSVGATLSKGLNRGFATLLAGALGVGGQHLATAFGERAEPIVLGILVFSLAAGATFFRFFPKIKQRYDYGIVVFILTFCLVAVSGYRVEELFELAHQRLSTILIGAAACMVISIFICPVWAGEDLHMLVASNIEKLANYLEVFETEYFHCSEDTKKCEKSVLEGYKSVLNSKASEESLANLARWEPGHGRFPLRHPWKQYLKIGALTRECAYKIETLNNYLNPEIQVSLEFKCKVQAPCTKMTSESNKALKAISSSIKKMTHPSAAKVHIENSKTAIENLKVALEIVSLKNTDLLTIIPVATVASILEEITKSVEKIYESVSEFSHLAHFKSVVEPNVSPEKPPLLHRGIIKPVVDIDNTVDHVEITIPDITTDSLEKEKAPITKPSEHL; from the exons ATGGATATTGAGTCAACAACGCAAGTAAACAAGGGTGGATTTTTTTCTCGTTTGGGGAACTGCCTCGTGGCTATGCCTAGGAACTTCAAGACCAAGGTTATCAACTTCGCAAGAAGCATAACAAAGATTGGAAAAGATGACCCCAGACGAGTAATTCACTCATTAAAAGTGGCAATTGCTCTCACATTTGTGTCCTTGGTTTACTACTCAAGGCCTCTTTATGATGGCTTCGGAGTTGCGGGAATGTGGGCTGTTCTGACAGTGGTGGTAGTGTTTGAATTCAGCGTAG GTGCAACCCTTAGCAAAGGTTTAAATAGAGGATTTGCTACATTATTAGCTGGTGCTTTAGGGGTTGGAGGGCAACACTTGGCCACTGCTTTTGGAGAAAGAGCAGAACCTATTGTCCTTGGAATCCTGGTCTTCAGTTTag CCGCAGGGGCTACTTTTTTCagattttttccaaaaatcaaGCAAAGATATGACTATGGGATTGTGGTATTTATATTGACATTTTGTTTGGTCGCTGTCTCGGGTTATAGAGTGGAAGAACTCTTCGAGCTTGCTCATCAGAGACTTTCAACAATTTTAATAGGAGCAGCAGCTTGCATGGTCATCTCCATTTTCATTTGTCCAGTATGGGCAGGTGAAGACCTTCACATGTTGGTGGCTTCCAATATTGAAAAGTTGGCAAATTATCTAGAAG TATTCGAAACCGAATATTTTCATTGCTCGGAGGATACAAAAAAGTGTGAGAAGTCAGTTCTTGAAGGATATAAAAGTGTTCTTAATTCTAAAGCAAGTGAAGAATCCTTG GCAAATTTGGCAAGGTGGGAACCAGGACATGGCCGTTTTCCTCTTCGTCATCCTTGGAAGCAGTACTTGAAGATTGGAGCACTTACTCGTGAATGTGCTTACAAGATTGAAACCCTTAACAACTACCTCAACCCGGAAATCCAA GTATCTTTGGAATTCAAGTGTAAAGTTCAGGCACCATGCACAAAGATGACTTCAGAGTCCAACAAGGCATTAAAGGCAATATCTTCATCAATCAAAAAAATGACACACCCATCAGCTGCCAAAGTTCACATAGAAAATTCAAAAACTGCAATTGAAAACCTCAAAGTTGCCCTTGAAATCGTTTCGTTGAAAAATACTGATCTCCTCACCATAATCCCAGTTGCCACAGTTGCATCAATACTCGAAGAAATCACCAAGTCAGTGGAGAAAATATATGAGTCTGTTTCTGAGTTTTCTCACTTAGCCCACTTCAAGAGTGTTGTAGAACCCAATGTCTCACCAGAGAAGCCTCCCCTTCTTCATCGAGGTATCATAAAACCTGTTGTGGATATTGATAACACCGTCGACCATGTTGAAATTACGATCCCAGATATAACTACAGACTCtctagagaaagaaaaagcacCAATAACAAAACCCTCCGAACATTTGTAA
- the DGD1 gene encoding digalactosyldiacylglycerol synthase 1, chloroplastic, giving the protein MATHPQTPTSSNAFSFISKGWREVRDSADADLRLMRDRANSFKDLATSFDRELENFFNSATPPFSVPAMRSPPPKEIEFVKSLRPKLSEIRRAYSSPDFSKKVLEKWRPRTQIRINLSAIKNAIVSAEEVGQEEEEGIVDFEKRRRRRLSFWEEWKNDGEGESRDWEPIRVLKTRFKEFEKRGSSFEAFKNSEFVEKFKSSLKSMCKEPQESKEVPPLDVSELLAYIVKQSGPFLDHLGVKRDICDKIVESLYSKCKNHHLLHTLSGEESSVLGNGNINDELDLRIASVLQSTGHRYEGGFWTDHAKHVPLDNERHVAIVTTASLPWMTGTAVNPLFRAAYLSQSAKQKVTLLVPWLCKSDQELVYPSNVTFTSPEEQEAYIRSWLEERIGFKADFKISFYPGKFSKARRSIIPAGDTSQFIPSRDADIAILEEPEHLNWYHHGKRWTDKFNHVVGIVHTNYLEYIKREKNGALQAFFVKHINNWVTRAYCHKVLRLSAATQDLPKSVICNVHGVNPKFLKIGEKIAAERELGQKAFTKGAYFLGKMVWAKGYKELIDLLAKHKADLDGFKLDVFGNGEDANEVQSAARRLDLNLNFQKGRDHADDSLHRYKVFINPSISDVLCTATAEALAMGKFVVCADHPSNEFFRSFPNCLTYRTSEDFVTKVKEALENEPYPLTPEQRYQLSWEAATQRFMEYSELDGILNKENNGEKSRVDKGKLIAKSASMPNLTELVDGGLAFAHYCLTGNEFLRLCTGAIPGTRDYDKQHCKDLHLLPPQVENPIYGW; this is encoded by the exons ATGGCGACGCATCCGCAAACTCCAACCTCGTCGAACGCGTTCTCGTTCATCTCCAAGGGCTGGCGCGAGGTTCGCGACTCGGCCGACGCGGATCTCCGTCTGATGCGGGACCGAGCGAACTCGTTCAAGGACCTAGCGACTTCGTTTGATCGCGAGCTCGAGAACTTCTTCAATTCCGCCACGCCGCCGTTCTCCGTGCCGGCGATGCGCTCTCCGCCGCCCAAGGAGATCGAGTTCGTCAAGAGTCTGCGCCCCAAGCTGTCGGAGATTCGGCGCGCGTACTCGTCCCCCGACTTCAGTAAGAAGGTTCTGGAGAAGTGGCGCCCTAGGACGCAGATTAGAATAAACCTTTCCGCGATTAAGAACGCGATTGTGTCGGCGGAGGAGGTGGggcaggaggaggaggaggggattgtggattttgaaaagaggagaaggaggaggttGAGTTTCTGGGAGGAGTGGAAAAACGATGGCGAGGGTGAATCTAGGGATTGGGAACCGATTCGAGTCTTGAAGACGCGGTTCAAGGAGTTTGAGAAGCGTGGTTCGTCTTTTGAGGCGTTCAAGAACAGTGAATTCGTCGAGAAATTCAAGTCTAGCTTG AAATCAATGTGCAAGGAACCTCAGGAGTCAAAG GAAGTGCCGCCATTGGATGTATCTGAACTTCTGGCCTACATTGTAAAACAGTCTGGTCCATTTTTGGACCATCTTGGAGTGAAAAGAG ACATATGTGACAAAATAGTAGAAAGCTTGTATAGCAAATGCAAAAACCATCATCTATTGCATACCCTCTCTGGGGAAGAATCTTCTGTTCTAGGGAATGGAAACATAAATGATGAATTGGATTTACGAATAGCAAGTGTCCTTCAGAGCACAGGGCACCGGTATGAAGGTGGATTCTGGACAGACCATGCAAAGCATGTTCCATTGGACAATGAAAGACATGTTGCAATAGTCACAACTGCTAGTCTTCCTTGGATGACAGGAACAGCTGTAAACCCACTATTTCGAGCTGCATATTTATCACAATCTGCTAAGCAGAAAGTCACTCTGCTGGTTCCATGGCTTTGTAAATCAGATCAAGAACTAGTTTATCCCAGCAATGTCACTTTTACTTCGCCAGAAGAACAGGAAGCTTATATACGTAGCTGGCTTGAGGAAAGGATTGGTTTCAAGGCAGacttcaaaatttctttttatcccGGGAAG ttttcgaaagcaagacGGAGTATAATACCTGCTGGAGATACTTCTCAATTTATACCATCCAGGGATGCTGACATTGCTATCCTGGAAGAACCAGAACATTTGAATTGGTATCATCATGGTAAGCGTTGGACGGACAAATTCAACCATGTTGTTGGTATTGTCCACACAAATTACTTAGAATACATCAAGAGGGAGAAAAATGGGGCACTCCAAGCATTCTTCGTGAAACACATAAACAACTGGGTTACAAGAGCATACTGCCACAAG GTTCTTCGTCTCTCAGCTGCTACTCAGGATTTACCAAAGTCTGTAATTTGCAATGTTCATGGTGTGAATCCCAAATTCTTGAAAATTGGAGAAAAGATTGCTGCAGAGAGGGAGCTAGGGCAGAAAGCCTTTACAAAAGGGGCGTATTTCTTGGGAAAGATGGTGTGGGCAAAGGGATACAAGGAGTTGATAGATTTATTAGCAAAGCACAAGGCTGACCTTGATGGCTTCAAGTTGGATGTATTTGGAAATGGAGAGGATGCTAATGAAGTACAGAGTGCAGCCAGAAGGTTGGATTTGAATCTCAACTTTCAGAAAGGAAGAGATCATGCAGACGATTCTCTTCACAG GTACAAAGTCTTTATAAATCCCAGCATTAGCGATGTGCTATGCACAGCTACAGCTGAGGCACTTGCCATGGGCAAATTTGTAGTTTGTGCTGATCATCCATCAAATGAGTTCTTCAGGTCATTTCCCAACTGTTTGACTTACAGGACATCCGAAGACTTTGTGACAAAAGTAAAAGAAGCTTTAGAAAATGAGCCTTATCCTCTAACACCTGagcaaagatatcaactttctTGGGAGGCTGCTACTCAAAGATTTATGGAATATTCGGAGCTTGACGGAATCCTGAACAAGGAAAATAATGGCGAAAAGTCAAGGGTAGATAAGGGGAAGCTCATTGCTAAGTCAGCATCAATGCCTAATCTGACAGAACTAGTAGATGGAGGCTTAGCATTTGCTCACTATTGTCTCACTGGGAATGAATTTCTGAGATTATGTACAGGAGCAATACCTGGGACACGTGACTACGATAAGCAGCACTGTAAAGACCTTCATCTCTTGCCTCCACAGGTAGAAAATCCTATCTATGGCTGGTGA
- the LOC100811441 gene encoding protein CHROMOSOME TRANSMISSION FIDELITY 7 isoform X1, whose translation MLGDYEVALSNYRLISTEYKIDKAWKRYAGVQMQSKISAFFKSTTSDSSSVSADNDDDLSIWEKQQHHIINTYTRRPPNPNAVIPSVVKNKKRSYAQFHLDFGQSDFLLRACSTCGINFTPGDPDDEKSHNHFHKSYTQGIQFRGWTKENVIPLPTLEAGRIILVSEIDLTSHRRIVEQVVSMMEIELGCGWILHDLFKVYLFVSLHRVVGCLVAEPIEKAFKVVSGSPDSVKKREVRTRSTTLRFGNVIFQREVEKKVASLSDSERMEGAIFCDSKPTTAACGIRAIWVAPSNRRKGIASKLLDAVRKSFCKDLELERSQLAFSQPTSAGKALATSYTGTGSFLAY comes from the exons ATGTTAGGAGATTATGAAGTTGCCTTGTCAAATTATCGCCTAATTTCCACCGAATACAAGATTGATAAAGCCTGGAAGCGTTATGCTGGTGTGcag ATGCAGTCCAAGATTAGCGCTTTCTTCAAATCTACTACCTCCGATTCCTCTTCCGTCTCTGCCGACAATGACGACGACTTGTCCATCTGGGAGAAGCAGCAACACCATATCATCAACACCTACACCCGAAGGCCTCCAAACCCTAACGCCGTTATTCCTTCGGTGGTCAAAAACAAGAAGAGGAGCTACGCCCAATTCCACCTCGATTTCGGCCAATCCGATTTCCTCTTACGCGCCTGTTCCACTTGCGGAATCAATTTCACTCCCGGCGACCCAGACGACGAGAAATCCCACAACCACTTTCACAAATCCTACACCCAGGGGATACAATTCAGA GGTTGGACCAAAGAAAATGTTATCCCTCTTCCCACCCTCGAAGCGGGTCGAATCATTTTGGTTTCGGAGATCGACCTCACTTCTCACAGAAGAATAGTTGAGCAGGTCGTGAGTATGATGGAAATTGAGCTTGGGTGTGGATGGATCCTTCACGACCTCTTTAAGGTGTatctgtttgtttctcttcaCAGGGTTGTTGGGTGCCTCGTTGCAGAACCAATTGAAAAGGCATTCAAAGTTGTGTCTGGCTCTCCTGATAGCGTGAAGAAAAGGGAAGTGAGGACGCGTTCTACCACTCTTCGGTTTGGGAATGTTATTTTCCAAAGGGAGGTTGAAAAAAAAGTTGCTTCCTTGAGTGATTCTGAAAGGATGGAAGGTGCAATCTTCTGTGATAGCAAACCAACCACCGCTGCTTGTGGCATTAGGGCCATTTGGGTTGCTCCCTCTAACAGAAGAAAAGGAATTGCAAGCAAATTGCTTGATGCCGTGAg GAAGAGTTTCTGCAAGGATCTTGAGCTTGAACGTTCTCAACTAGCATTCTCTCAGCCAACCTCAGCTGGAAAGGCATTGGCAACAAGTTACACTGGCACTGGATCATTCTTGGCGTATTAA
- the LOC100811441 gene encoding protein CHROMOSOME TRANSMISSION FIDELITY 7 isoform X2, with protein sequence MWLLIIKDMQSKISAFFKSTTSDSSSVSADNDDDLSIWEKQQHHIINTYTRRPPNPNAVIPSVVKNKKRSYAQFHLDFGQSDFLLRACSTCGINFTPGDPDDEKSHNHFHKSYTQGIQFRGWTKENVIPLPTLEAGRIILVSEIDLTSHRRIVEQVVSMMEIELGCGWILHDLFKVYLFVSLHRVVGCLVAEPIEKAFKVVSGSPDSVKKREVRTRSTTLRFGNVIFQREVEKKVASLSDSERMEGAIFCDSKPTTAACGIRAIWVAPSNRRKGIASKLLDAVRKSFCKDLELERSQLAFSQPTSAGKALATSYTGTGSFLAY encoded by the exons ATGTGGCTATTGATTATTAAAGAT ATGCAGTCCAAGATTAGCGCTTTCTTCAAATCTACTACCTCCGATTCCTCTTCCGTCTCTGCCGACAATGACGACGACTTGTCCATCTGGGAGAAGCAGCAACACCATATCATCAACACCTACACCCGAAGGCCTCCAAACCCTAACGCCGTTATTCCTTCGGTGGTCAAAAACAAGAAGAGGAGCTACGCCCAATTCCACCTCGATTTCGGCCAATCCGATTTCCTCTTACGCGCCTGTTCCACTTGCGGAATCAATTTCACTCCCGGCGACCCAGACGACGAGAAATCCCACAACCACTTTCACAAATCCTACACCCAGGGGATACAATTCAGA GGTTGGACCAAAGAAAATGTTATCCCTCTTCCCACCCTCGAAGCGGGTCGAATCATTTTGGTTTCGGAGATCGACCTCACTTCTCACAGAAGAATAGTTGAGCAGGTCGTGAGTATGATGGAAATTGAGCTTGGGTGTGGATGGATCCTTCACGACCTCTTTAAGGTGTatctgtttgtttctcttcaCAGGGTTGTTGGGTGCCTCGTTGCAGAACCAATTGAAAAGGCATTCAAAGTTGTGTCTGGCTCTCCTGATAGCGTGAAGAAAAGGGAAGTGAGGACGCGTTCTACCACTCTTCGGTTTGGGAATGTTATTTTCCAAAGGGAGGTTGAAAAAAAAGTTGCTTCCTTGAGTGATTCTGAAAGGATGGAAGGTGCAATCTTCTGTGATAGCAAACCAACCACCGCTGCTTGTGGCATTAGGGCCATTTGGGTTGCTCCCTCTAACAGAAGAAAAGGAATTGCAAGCAAATTGCTTGATGCCGTGAg GAAGAGTTTCTGCAAGGATCTTGAGCTTGAACGTTCTCAACTAGCATTCTCTCAGCCAACCTCAGCTGGAAAGGCATTGGCAACAAGTTACACTGGCACTGGATCATTCTTGGCGTATTAA
- the LOC100811969 gene encoding E3 ubiquitin-protein ligase PUB22 — MNEIDVPSFFLCPISLDIMKDPVTVSTGITYDRESIETWLFSKKNTTCPITKLPLIDYTDLTPNHTLRRLIQAWCSMNASHGIERIPTPKPPVNKNQISKLLKDASHSPLTCLRRLKSISSGSETNKRCMEASGAVEFLASIVINTNRNIDSSHEADSNDGSGFELKTSACDEALSLLHNLHLSEQGLKTLLSFRNGEFIESLTRVMQKGFFESRAYAVFLLKSISEVAEPVQLLHLRQELFVELVQVLKDQISQKTSKATLQTLIQFSPWGRNRIRAVEAAAVPVLIELLLDCKERKPCEMMLVLLELLCQCAEGRAELLSHAAGLAIVSKKILRVSTLANDRAVKIILSLSRFSATPHVVQEMLKLGVVAKLCLVLQVDSGNRAKEKAREILKLHARAWRNSPCIPNNLLNSYPNYV; from the coding sequence ATGAACGAAATCGATGTTCCTTCGTTCTTTCTCTGCCCCATTTCGCTAGATATCATGAAGGATCCAGTGACGGTCTCAACGGGCATCACCTACGACCGTGAAAGCATCGAAACCTGGCTGTTCTCGAAGAAAAACACGACATGCCCCATTACCAAACTGCCCTTGATAGATTACACCGATCTCACACCAAACCACACCCTTCGTAGACTCATCCAAGCGTGGTGTTCCATGAACGCTTCTCACGGCATCGAAAGGATCCCAACCCCTAAACCCCCCGTTAACAAGAACCAAATTTCGAAGCTTCTCAAAGACGCTTCTCATTCCCCTCTCACATGCCTCAGAAGACTCAAATCCATCTCTTCCGGAAGCGAAACAAATAAGCGGTGCATGGAGGCTTCTGGCGCTGTTGAGTTTCTAGCATCAATTGTAATCAACACCAACCGCAACATTGATTCTTCACATGAGGCTGACTCAAACGACGGATCTGGATTCGAGTTGAAAACAAGTGCATGCGATGAAGCGTTGAGTTTGCTTCATAATCTTCATTTATCCGAACAAGGGTTGAAGACTCTCTTAAGCTTCAGAAACGGCGAGTTTATTGAGTCTTTAACAAGAGTCATGCAAAAGGGGTTCTTTGAATCACGCGCTTATGCTGTGTTCTTGTTGAAATCTATTTCCGAAGTGGCTGAACCAGTGCAACTATTGCATCTAAGACAAGAACTTTTTGTCGAACTGGTACAAGTCCTGAAGGATCAAATTTCACAGAAGACATCAAAGGCGACCCTTCAAACCCTGATCCAATTCTCTCCTTGGGGGAGGAACAGGATCAGAGCTGTGGAAGCAGCTGCTGTTCCTGTTTTGATTGAGCTTCTTCTCGATTGCAAGGAGAGAAAGCCTTGTGAGATGATGCTGGTGTTGTTGGAGCTGCTATGCCAGTGTGCTGAGGGAAGAGCAGAACTTTTGAGCCATGCAGCAGGTCTTGCCATTGTGTCCAAAAAGATTCTAAGGGTTTCGACTTTGGCGAATGATAGAGCTGTTAAGATTATTCTGTCTCTTTCGAGGTTCTCTGCGACTCCACATGTTGTTCAAGAAATGCTGAAACTCGGTGTGGTCGCGAAATTGTGCTTGGTGCTTCAGGTGGATAGTGGAAACAGGGCTAAGGAAAAAGCTAGAGAGATACTCAAATTGCATGCTCGGGCGTGGAGGAATTCTCCATGCATACCGAACAATTTGCTTAATTCATACCCGAATTATGTGTGA